The following are encoded together in the Lactuca sativa cultivar Salinas chromosome 1, Lsat_Salinas_v11, whole genome shotgun sequence genome:
- the LOC111895057 gene encoding disease resistance protein RUN1, with protein sequence MVILSELLSEGSSSSSSTHGYSPSACVPTSSTHNHRYDVFLSFRGVDTRHSFTDHLHKALIDANITTFLDDEEIETGEDLKPELETAIKASRGSIIVISKNYASSTWCLDELVLILEQNMTSDHIVIPIFYHVEPTHIRKQQSSFGDAMAKHKQMMEAEKNAYKKSQWVQKMDRWNKALIEVANLKGKDVNGRLETEFIEEIVKDIQRRLHVPLRSVRQQLIGMDCDIKFITSWLKDGSSHTADILTIYGIGGIGKTTLAKHVYGLYAHEFHKSSCIEDVNRVCDGKFNGLLDLQEKLSSDISKTSSVKVHDASVYTSKIENAVARKRVFLVLDDISTLDQLDALLGSKGFHPGSKIIITTKERRLIERCALFKTDIKPKHTKLLLQGLHETESWKLLCLHAFKCNYPKTGYEGVFYKLVKYCQGHPLALVVLGKSLYDRDVTYWEGCIEGLKKETDSHVNNVLRMSFNSLQSKNDKDLFKYIACFFVGIDRDVAETILHACNINIRSGIPNLLDRFLLSIGWKNELKMHQLVQEMGRFEVRQESHDKPWKRSLLWCHEESFRVLKQKKGKGNLVGLALDMRMLEKEMLGASYKLKTDALSKMDNLMLLQLNYVHMNGSYENFPPELRGLCMHGFHLKYIPSELPMENLVALDMSYSNIESFIGCYSNPQRLEKRQKLDGSCLKNKRLLGSLKVLNLSFCKQLCSLGDFDQFPALERLIVRNCTGLLEVSESIEQCVELALIDLSYCKQLKNLPRIIGMLKKVKTMLLDGCNLGESQTEDTNLDMDSLDMCNANKNISISTRTSSTTFVGAMPSHLKFFSSSLLRSLVRLSLANNNLSTESFPMDFSSLSLLKELYLDNNPIHSMPNCVRTLHRVEILSMLYCNKLKSVEHPPHTLKTMLLYSDHGSIEKVVFDPKMSPLMLFYLPRGYTHGLYEIEGVMKVQAMVSVEEKVLRSLGWINLLHNKRNGGNNPSKSQMQMLYEFGIFSTTYEAEEMPSWFIHRSAGPSISFTIPSSSPNNLLKGINFCFLLTSLLDHFSPYDDHFPVKPMMTVSNITKNRMWIYECNTDRYSIYGECWVVLNHWMFGMNEMEPGDHVTITVTDSRKELTKECGVSLVYDDGEEDALGYYKSWNHIIGGDLSPFQTTTGQYILNNMQFFTHAIDLSPYHRKFVPDGPDIQERKEDFWFRALSQRKPDISGHAHEGEGESSRSHPSFT encoded by the exons ATGGTTATTCTCTCTGAACTCCTCTCAGAaggatcttcatcttcttcatcaactCATGGTTATAGtccatcagcttgtgttcctacTTCATCAACTCATAATCATAGATATGATGTATTTTTAAGTTTTAGAGGTGTTGACACTCGTCATAGTTTCACTGATCACCTTCATAAAGCCCTCATTGATGCCAATATCACTACGTTCTTGGATGATGAAGAGATTGAAACAGGGGAAGATCTGAAACCAGAACTGGAGACTGCAATTAAGGCATCTCGGGGTTCTATCATTGTGATATCTAAGAATTACGCTTCTTCAACATGGTGTCTGGATGAATTGGTGTTGATCCTTGAGCAGAATATGACATCTGATCATATTGTTATCCCCATATTTTATCATGTTGAGCCCACCCATATCAGGAAGCAACAAAGTAGCTTTGGAGATGCAATGGCTAAGCATAAACAGATGATGGAGGCAGAGAAAAATGCATATAAAAAAAGTCAATGGGTTCAAAAGATGGACCGATGGAATAAAGCTCTTATTGAAGTAGCTAATTTAAAAGGAAAAGACGTCAATGGAAG GCTAGAGACGGAatttattgaagaaattgtgaagGACATCCAACGTAGGTTACATGTACCCTTAAGGAGTGTTCGGCAACAACTTATTGGGATGGACTGTGATATTAAGTTTATAACTTCATGGTTGAAAGATGGATCCTCACATACAGCAGACATACTCACTATTTATGGTATAGGAGGGATTGGGAAGACAACTTTAGCCAAACATGTCTATGGGCTATATGCTCACGAATTCCACAAAAGCAGCTGTATTGAAGATGTTAATAGGGTATGTGATGGAAAGTTTAATGGGCTGCTTGATTTACAAGAAAAACTAAGCAGTGACATTTCAAAAACAAGTTCCGTTAAAGTTCATGATGCTTCGGTATACACCTCAAAGATAGAGAATGCAGTAGCACGTAAAAGGGTGTTTCTTGTTCTTGATGATATTAGCACGCTTGATCAGTTGGATGCGTTACTTGGAAGCAAAGGTTTTCATCCCGGAAGCAAAATAATTATAACCACAAAGGAAAGACGTTTGATAGAGAGGTGTGCACTATTCAAAACAGACATTAAACCAAAGCATACAAAGCTCTTGCTTCAAGGCTTACATGAGACCGAATCATGGAAACTTTTGTGTCTCCATGCATTCAAATGCAACTATCCCAAGACAGGTTATGAAGGGGTGTTTTATAAGCTTGTGAAGTATTGTCAAGGACATCCATTGGCTCTTGTAGTATTGGGAAAATCTCTATATGATCGAGATGTAACTTATTGGGAAGGCTGCATAGAAGGGCTAAAGAAAGAAACAGATTCTCATGTGAATAATGTCTTGAGAATGAGCTTTAACTCTTTGCAATCCAAAAATGATAAGGACTTGTTTAAGTATATTGCTTGTTTTTTTGTTGGAATAGATAGAGATGTTGCTGAAACAATATTACATGCATGCAATATAAACATAAGATCTGGAATCCCGAATCTCCTCGACCGATTCCTTCTTTCTATTGGATGGAAAAACGAATTGAAGATGCATCAATTGGTTCAAGAGATGGGAAGGTTCGAAGTACGTCAAGAATCACATGACAAGCCATGGAAGAGAAGTCTATTATGGTGTCATGAGGAGTCATTCAgagtattaaaacaaaaaaag GGTAAGGGAAATCTTGTTGGCCTTGCCCTTGACATGCGCATGCTTGAGAAAGAGATGTTGGGTGCATCATATAAGTTAAAAACAGATGCATTAAGTAAGATGGATAATTTGATGCTACTACAACTCAATTATGTTCACATGAATGGGTCTTATGAGAACTTTCCACCGGAACTAAGAGGTTTGTGTATGCATGGGTTTCATTTGAAGTATATACCTTCAGAACTACCTATGGAGAATCTTGTTGCTCTTGACATGTCATATAGCAATATTGAATCATTTATCGGTTGTTATAGTAATCCACAACGACTTGAGAAGAGGCAAAAG TTGGATGGATCATGCTTAAAAAACAAAAGGTTGCTTGGATCATTGAAGGTTCTTAATTTAAGTTTCTGTAAACAACTTTGTagtcttggtgactttgaccAATTTCCAGCTCTGGAGAGGTTAATAGTCAGAAATTGCACTGGTTTGCTTGAGGTTAGTGAATCAATTGAGCAGTGTGTTGAACTTGCCCTCATCGATCTAAGCTACTGCAAGCAGCTTAAAAACCTTCCAAGAATCATAGGCATGCTAAAGAAGGTTAAAACAATGTTGCTAGATGGTTGTAATCTGGGTGAATCTCAAACTGAGGATACAAATTTAGATATGGATTCACTGGACATGTGCAATGCTAACAAAAACATTAGCATAAGCACAAGAACCTCTTCCACCACCTTTGTGGGTGCTATGCCAAGCCATTTGAAGTTTTTTTCAAGTTCTTTGTTGAGATCTCTAGTAAGGCTTTCGCTTGCAAATAATAATTTGTCCACTGAATCCTTTCCTATGGATTTCAGTAGTCTGTCCTTGTTAAAGGAATTATATTTAGATAACAATCCTATCCATTCCATGCCCAATTGTGTGAGAACCCTTCATAGGGTTGAGATACTTAGTATGCTATACTGTAATAAATTGAAGTCAGTCGAACATCCTCCACACACACTAAAAACAATGTTGCTCTATTCTGATCACGGGTCTATAGAAAAAGTTGTATTTGATCCCAAAATGTCTCCCCTCATGTTATTTTATCTTCCAAGAGGTTACACCCATGGGTTGTATGAAATTGAAGGCGTGATGAAAGTCCAGGCAATGGTGAGTGTTGAGGAAAAGGTATTACGTAGCTTGGGCTGGATTAATTTACTCCATAACAAAAGGAACGGGGGAAATAATCCTAGTAAATCTCAAATGCAG ATGTTATATGAATTTGGAATATTCAGCACAACatatgaggcagaggagatgCCGAGTTGGTTTATTCATAGAAGCGCAGGTCCATCAATATCATTTACAATCCCATCATCATCTCCAAATAATCTCCTTAAAGGAATCAACTTCTGCTTTCTGCTGACAAGTCTACTTGATCATTTCTCCCCATATGATGATCATTTCCCCGTTAAACCAATGATGACAGTTAGTAATATAACAAAGAACCGCATGTGGATATACGAATGTAACACGGACAGATATAGTATATATGGAGAGTGTTGGGTGGTGTTAAATCATTGGATGTTTGGGATGAATGAGATGGAGCCTGGTGACCATGTTACTATTACTGTTACAGACTCGCGTAAGGAACTTACAAAGGAGTGTGGGGTGAGTCTTGTGTATGATGATGGAGAAGAAGATGCATTGGGTTATTACAAGTCATGGAATCACATAATTGGTGGAGATCTCTCTCCTTTTCAGACAACTACAGGACAATACATCCTAAACAATATGCAGTTTTTTACACATGCCATTGATTTGTCTCCCTACCATCGTAAATTCGTTCCAGACGGCCCCGACATTCAAG AACGAAAGGAAGATTTTTGGTTCAGAGCTTTATCCCAAAGGAAGCCTGACATAAGTGGTCACGCACATGAG GGTGAGGGGGAATCTTCAAGGTCTCATCCTTCATTCACATGA